From Melitaea cinxia chromosome 30, ilMelCinx1.1, whole genome shotgun sequence, one genomic window encodes:
- the LOC123668212 gene encoding uncharacterized protein LOC123668212, whose product MTTDKLSERQYGFRPLTSTTAALKAAIDYITKTKSDGLLTLAISLDIKAAFDNAWWPSLLNRLRLIGCPSNIYGLVLDYTTDRTVTLDYAGARVSKPMTKGCIQGSTCGPILWNVILDELLELELPSGCRIQAFADDVLLIVAAKDPLSLQDTTNQALHAIVSWGRGVKLTFSPQKTQAIAFSDKAKNTDIRMNSHSLHFQDDIKLLGVILDNKLRFNKHVTHVINKATALFHKLTLYCKPTWGAHPENIRTIYLQVIQPIVTYAAGIWGHVVGRKYISRLLLSMQRRFALRAIKGFRTVSTNAALALAQFTPIDIKILEVNQIELARLTGNCDFLPDDITLEKHIPPHHLLHPARRITFNPHYFHSEAELSSHLSSLPNPIPTIFTDGSKLDDGSVGAAFVCYNGAGPPAVKKFILHRSCSVFQAELFAILQASRWASKHRHTHTLILSDSRAAIQASQNRSNTHPLVAHLHATLHDHSPTGCIDFAWVKAHAGITGNERADTEAKLAATMHRAFDYDLFPISFVKLMARERSLTEWRERYEKAQQGQHTRDLLPTIDHIHTLLKSTHITFTLTQTLTGHAFNKSYLHKFKLAEDEVCPCDGATPQNLDHLLRSCPEFSAFRHKHEETCGYLGVDPYNLVGLLPHRAGIRSYFRLSDSILRVLKEYNASS is encoded by the coding sequence ATGACAACGGACAAATTGAGCGAGAGGCAGTACGGATTCAGGCCACTGACTAGTACTACGGCCGCCCTCAAAGCGGCCATCGACTACATTACCAAGACCAAATCTGACGGACTGCTCACCCTCGCCATCTCCCTGGACATCAAGGCCGCGTTCGACAACGCCTGGTGGCCATCCCTCCTCAACCGACTTCGACTCATAGGCTGTCCTTCCAACATTTACGGACTGGTACTGGACTACACGACCGACCGTACAGTCACCCTCGATTACGCTGGTGCCCGCGTGTCTAAACCCATGACCAAGGGCTGCATCCAGGGCTCGACTTGCGGCCCCATTCTGTGGAACGTCATCTTGGACGAACTCCTGGAACTCGAATTACCCTCCGGGTGTCGAATACAGGCCTTCGCGGACGACGTTCTACTCATTGTGGCCGCCAAGGATCCACTTAGCCTGCAGGACACTACTAACCAGGCACTACACGCTATCGTGAGCTGGGGACGGGGGGTCAAGCTCACGTTTAGCCCACAGAAGACACAGGCCATCGCCTTCAGCGATAAGGCCAAAAATACAGACATACGCATGAACTCTCATTCACTACACTTCCAGGACGACATCAAGCTCCTTGGTGTCATCCTGGATAACAAATTACGCTTCAACAAACACGTCACCCACGTCATCAACAAAGCCACTGCACTCTTCCACAAACTCACACTATACTGTAAACCCACTTGGGGAGCCCATCCCGAGAACATCCGCACAATTTACCTCCAGGTCATCCAACCAATAGTCACTTACGCCGCCGGCATCTGGGGCCATGTCGTCGGGAGAAAGTACATATCCAGACTGCTCCTGAGCATGCAGCGGCGCTTCGCCCTCAGAGCCATTAAAGGCTTCAGAACGGTGTCGACCAATGCTGCACTCGCTCTGGCGCAATTCACCCCGATCGATATTAAGATCCTCGAGGTAAATCAAATCGAACTCGCTCGACTCACGGGGAATTGCGATTTCCTTCCCGACGACATCACCCTAGAAAAGCACATACCCCCCCATCACCTCCTTCATCCCGCCCGAAGAATAACATTCAACCCTCACTACTTCCACTCTGAGGCTGAACTGTCCTCTCACCTCTCTTCCCTCCCCAATCCCATCCCAACCATCTTCACAGACGGCAGCAAACTCGATGACGGCTCGGTCGGTGCCGCCTTCGTATGTTACAACGGAGCGGGTCCGCCGGCCGTCAAGAAGTTCATACTTCATCGAAGTTGTTCAGTCTTTCAGGCTGAACTCTTCGCTATCCTCCAGGCCTCTCGATGGGCCTCCAagcacagacacacacacacactcatctTGTCGGACTCCAGAGCGGCCATCCAAGCCTCCCAGAATCGTAGCAATACACACCCCTTGGTTGCACACCTTCACGCCACACTACACGATCACTCACCCACCGGCTGTATCGACTTTGCTTGGGTCAAAGCCCATGCAGGTATAACCGGGAACGAACGTGCAGACACCGAAGCAAAACTCGCCGCTACCATGCACAGAGCCTTCGACTACGATCTCTTCCCCATAAGCTTTGTTAAGCTTATGGCCAGAGAGCGTAGTCTCACCGAATGGCGCGAGAGGTACGAGAAGGCACAACAGGGCCAACACACCCGCGACCTCCTCCCTACAATAGACCACATACACACACTACTCAAATCCACACACATCACATTCACACTCACTCAGACACTCACCGGACACGCCTtcaataaatcatatttacacaaatttaaACTCGCCGAGGACGAGGTCTGTCCCTGCGACGGAGCCACTCCTCAGAACCTGGACCATCTCCTGAGGAGCTGCCCTGAGTTTTCGGCCTTCAGGCATAAACATGAAGAAACCTGCGGATACCTTGGAGTGGACCCCTACAACTTAGTAGGGCTTCTACCCCACAGAGCCGGTATCCGCTCCTACTTTCGCTTGTCGGACTCGATCCTGAGGGTGCTCAAGGAGTATAACGCTAGTTCATAA